One stretch of Corvus hawaiiensis isolate bCorHaw1 chromosome 1, bCorHaw1.pri.cur, whole genome shotgun sequence DNA includes these proteins:
- the NACAD gene encoding NAC-alpha domain-containing protein 1 isoform X6 yields the protein MPEGAEAAPPPMPAIPPPMPAKEEARPPPEGASCDPGPAAAAPPGSPCRPPPPADPLDTRIVMGEETRCPPPEPRGGPPVPCPFPAPPKEPPPGRPPALDPELFFTAPSTPVRAGGVRPPPHEEPTDGDSEGLCSPPTSPSGSYMTAEGGSWGSSGTASTSPSCSPNLAAEAEGLGEAEGEAEGLGGALVLPPGLGDPPAFPPLSPEEEEEEDDDEDGPFALPGCADDEEDDDEDGQTPEEEEEEDEDEDEGSGLIPAALLPFRGSLLFQAEAVEISPRAPAEEEDEEDEGSTSASFLRSLSESSIPEGGDEAFAFRDDTDASSDSAAYDGDEDERLYGTERHAGDTGTLPGTPPALLGPAGVELHLHAGSPCHPPGQDTAPGSLGTPLAPPGGDAELDGDAFVTITGAWPPPEPPEELAATEGSGAAPGQGPCPELPVTGPVPRLLCAGDPQSHQLGGANGEPQDGPGGDSDGDNDIELSTGTADGHSELDSAAPSLGTSVTPTPLDEMDTAANNVVTPVTPSLMDTVYTDLVSPVIPTPLDEMDTAATSPVTPSPSDEPDTVATDMVTPGTPSPLDEPDTADTDVVTPSLMDSTATSLMAPSPSDAAATDAVTLVTPSPPDELDTMATSLVTPSPPDEPDTVATSLVTPSPPDELDTVATSLVTPSPPDEPDTVATSLVTPSPPDEPDAMAISLVTPVTPSPPDEPDTVATSLVTPVTPSPADEPDTVATDLVTPVTASPPDEPDTVATSLVTASPPDEPDTVATDLVTACPPDEPDTVATDLVTPVTPSPPDEPDAVATSLVTPVTPSPSDELDTMATDLVTPVTPSPSDEPDTMATDLVTPSPSDELDTVATSLVTPVTPSPPDEPDTVATDLVTPVTPSPLDELDIMATDLVTPVTLSLLDKMEVVDTVLVTPVTSTLKDAVAIDLVASVTPTLMAAAATNLVTSVTPPPLDERDTVAIDLVTSVTPALLDTTDTAPVTPSVADTTDTTPVTPVIPTPRDETATVTTDAATPSPIDTMATHPVTPSPPAAAPAPCPPPRAVSPVALAAGVAPSQESSAVPPCPLAQGTLSQPPGDVPEESEHAATASPKALSPELPDTSRSRTASSFVTAPEGSAGETPPRPPEPRGEPEEEEEEDEDAAPVPPSPQFTASEREVFVGIPPAPPELLPPPGAFSGRGAGPAVTAPLRGAPGALPPALQEPPTPRPGPEPPGHAAGGTDAKVPPSPPGPPAAPPEQQEEEEAVAGVAPGPLPAAGAQPGPPPEPPRPAPPKLSQVPPPATPAPLAPSPPRAPRSQEPPPGLPLSRKHLEAPQPSSQKEPEPRGRAGGPGAGGGRAAPRGSLQSESSSSSEAEAPRPPPAPQRCQPNHRGSGNESESNDESIPELEEPEGSEPPPAQPQVPLGHALGPGEEPLSKAKQSRSEKKARKAMSKLGLRQIHGVTRITIRKSKNILFVISKPDVFKSPVSDIYIVFGEAKIEDLSQQVHKAAAEKFKVPLEHSALVTDAAPALAIKEESEEEEEVDETGLEVRDIELVMAQANVSRPKAVRALRHNNNDIVNAIMELTM from the exons ATGCCGGAGGGAGCGGAGGCAG CCCCCCCGCCGATGCCTGCGATCCCCCCGCCGATGCCGGCCAAGGAAGAGGCTCGTCCCCCGCCCGAGGGGGCCAGCTGTgaccccggccccgccgccgccgccccccccggCTCTCCCTgccggccgcccccgcccgcggACCCGCTGGATACCCGCATTGTGATGGGGGAGGAGACGCGCTGCCCCCCGCCCGAGCCTCGGGGGGGGCCCCCCGTGCCTTGCCCCTTCCCCGCGCCCCCCAAGGAGCCCCCCCCGGGCCGCCCCCCCGCGCTGGACCCCGAGCTGTTCTTCACGGCCCCCTCGACGCCGGTGCGGGCGGGGGGGGTGCGGCCGCCCCCCCACGAGGAGCCGACGGACGGGGACAGCGAGGGGCTGTGCTCGCCCCCCACGTCCCCCTCGGGGTCTTACATGACGGCCGAGGGCGGCAGCTGGGGCTCCTCGGGCACGGCCAGCACCTCCCCGTCCTGCTCCCCCAACCTGGCGGCCGAGGCTGAAGGCCTGGGCGAGGCTGAGGGCGAGGCTGAAGGTCTGGGGGGGGCCCTGGTGCTGCCCCCCGGCCTGGGGGACCCCCCGGCCttccccccactgtcccccgaggaggaggaggaggaggatgatgacGAAGACGGCCCCTTCGCCCTGCCGGGCTGTGCGGACgatgaggaggatgatgatgaggatGGGCAGACgccggaggaggaggaggaggaggatgaggacgaggacgagggcTCGGGGCTGATCCCGGCGGCGCTGCTCCCGTTCCGCGGCAGCCTCCTCTTCCAGGCCGAGGCCGTGGAGATCTCGCCCCGGGCCCCCgccgaggaggaggacgaggaggacgaagGCAGCACCTCGGCGTCCTTCCTGCGCTCGCTGTCCGAGAGCTCCATCCCCGAGGGCGGGGACGAGGCTTTCGCCTTCCGCGACGACACCGACGCCTCCTCGGACTCGGCCGCTTACGACGGGGACGAGGACGAGCGGCTCTACGGCACCGAGCGGCAcgcgggggacacggggacactcCCGGGCACCCCCCCGGCACTCCTCGGCCCCGCCGGCGTCGAGCTCCACCTCCATGCCGGGTCCCCGTGTCACCCCCCGGGCCAGGACACGGCTCCCGGATctttggggacacccctggcACCCCCTGGAGGGGACGCAGAGCTGGACGGCGACGCCTTTGTCACCATCACGGGGGCGTGGCCCCCGCCGGAGCCCCCCGAGGAGCTGGCAGCGACAGAAGGTTCTGGAGCGGCGCCGGGACAGGGACCTtgcccagagctgccagtgACTGGCCCTGTCCCCCGGCTGCTCTGTGCCGGGGACCCCCAGAGCCACCAGCTGGGGGGGGCCAATGGGGAGCCCCAGGACGGCCCTGGGGGTGACAGTGATGGTGACAATGACATTGAGCTCAGCACTGGGACAGCTGATGGCCACAGCGAGCTGGactctgcagcccccagcttGGGCACATCAGTGACACCGACCCCCCTGGATGAGATGGACACTGCAGCCAATAATGTGGTGACACCAGTGACACCCAGCCTGATGGACACAGTGTACACGGACCTGGTGTCACCAGTGATACCAACCCCACTGGACGAGATGGACACTGCAGCCACCAGCCCAGTGACACCCAGCCCGTCTGATGAGCCGGACACTGTGGCCACTGACATGGTGACACCAGGGACACCAAGCCCACTGGATGAGCCAGACACTGCAGACACTGATGTGGTGACACCCAGCCTGATGGACAGCACAGCTACCAGCCTGATGGCACCCAGCCCGTCAGATGCTGCAGCCACTGATGCAGTGACACTGGTGACACCAAGCCCCCCAGATGAGCTGGACACTATGGCCACCAGCCTGGTGACACCAAGCCCACCAGATGAGCCAGACACTGTGGCCACCAGCCTGGTGACACCAAGCCCACCAGATGAGCTGGACACTGTGGCCACCAGCCTGGTGACACCAAGCCCACCAGATGAGCCGGACACTGTGGCCACCAGCCTGGTGACACCAAGCCCACCAGATGAGCCGGATGCTATGGCCATCAGCCTGGTGACACCAGTGACACCAAGCCCACCAGATGAACCGGACACTGTGGCCACCAGCCTGGTGACACCAGTGACACCAAGCCCAGCAGATGAGCCAGATACTGTGGCCACTGACCTGGTGACACCAGTGACAGCAAGCCCACCAGACGAGCCGGACACTGTGGCCACCAGCCTGGTGACAGCAAGCCCACCAGACGAGCCGGACACTGTGGCCACTGACCTGGTGACAGCATGCCCACCAGATGAGCCGGACACTGTGGCCACCGACCTGGTGACACCTGTGACACCAAGCCCACCAGATGAGCCGGATGCTGTGGCCACCAGCCTGGTGACACCTGTGACACCAAGCCCATCAGATGAGCTGGACACTATGGCCACCGACCTGGTGACACCTGTGACACCAAGCCCATCAGATGAGCCGGACACTATGGCCACTGACCTGGTGACACCAAGCCCATCAGATGAGCTGGACACTGTGGCCACCAGCCTGGTGACACCT GTGACACCAAGCCCACCAGATGAGCCGGACACTGTGGCCACTGACCTGGTGACACCAGTGACACCAAGCCCACTAGATGAGCTGGACATCATGGCCACTGACCTGGTGACACCGGTGACACTCAGCCTGCTGGACAAGATGGAAGTTGTGGACACTGTCCTGGTAACACCAGTGACATCCACCCTGAAGGATGCTGTGGCCATTGACTTGGTGGCATCAGTGACACCCACCCTGATGGCCGCTGCAGCCACCAACCTGGTGACATCAGTGACGCCACCACCCCTGGATGAGAGGGACACTGTAGCCATCGACCTGGTGACATCGGTGACACCTGCCCTGTTGGACACCACAGACACCGCCCCAGTGACCCCAAGCGTGGCGGACACCACGGATACCACACCGGTGACACCGGTGATACCAACCCCCCGCGATGAGACGGCCACCGTGACCACTGACGCAGCGACTCCCAGCCCAATAGACACCATGGCCACCCACCCGgtgacccccagccccccggccgctgctcctgccccatgtccccctcCCCGGGCCGTGTCCCCCGTGGCTCTGGCAGCCGGGGTGGCCCCATCCCAAGAGTCCTCAgctgtccccccgtgtcccctggcACAGGGGACGCTGTCACAGCCCCCTGGGGATGTCCCTGAGGAGTCGGAGCACGCGGCCACCGCCTCGCCCAAGGCTTTGTCCCCGGAGCTGCCGGACACGTCGCGCTCCCGCACCGCCTCCAGCTTCGTCACCGCCCCCGAGGGCAGCGCCGGAgagacccccccgcgcccccccgagccccgcggAGAGcccgaggaggaggaagaagaggatgaGGATGCGGCCCCCGTGCCCCCCTCGCCGCAGTTCACGGCCTCGGAGCGGGAGGTGTTTGTGGGGatccccccggccccccccgaACTGCTCCCACCACCCGGTGCCTTTtcggggcgcggggccgggccggctgTCACCGCCCCGCTCCGGGGGGCCCCGGGGGCCCTGCCCCCCGCCCTGCAGGAGCCGCCCACCCCCCGGCCGGGCCCTGAGCCCCCCGGCCACGCTGCAGGGGGCACCGATGCCAAAGTCCCCCCAAGTCCCCCGGGcccccccgcggccccccccgagcagcaggaggaagaggaggccgTGGCGGGGGTCGCACCCGGCCCTCTGCCAGCTGCGGGGGCTCAGCCGGGGCCTCCTCCCGAGCCCCCCCGCCCTGCGCCCCCCAAACTCAGCCAAGTGCCTCCTCCCGCCACGCCGGCCCCGCTGGCCCCGAgccccccccgggccccccgcaGCCAGGAGCcccccccggggctgcccctCTCCAGGAAGCACCTCGAAG ccccccagccctcctcGCAGAAGGAGCCggagccccggggccgggcagggggcccaggggctggggggggccgggccgccccccggGGGTCTCTGCAGTCGGAGTCGAGCTCGTCCAGCGAGGCTGaggccccccggccccccccggccccccagCGCTGCCAGCCCAACCATCGAG GGTCCGGGAACGAGTCTGAGAGCAACGACGAGTCCATCCCGGAGCTGGAGGAACCCGAGGGCTCGGAGCcgccccctgcccagccccag GTGCCCCTCGGCCACGCCCTCGGCCCCGGAGAGGAACCGCTCAGCAAAGCCAAGCAGAGCCGCAGCGAGAAGAAGGCCCGGAAG GCCATGTCCAAGCTGGGGCTGCGGCAGATCCACGGTGTCACCCGTATCACCATCCGCAAATCCAAGAACATCCTGTTCGTCATTTCCAAACCCGACGTCTTCAAGAGCCCCGTGTCCGACATCTACATCGTCTTCGGGGAGGCCAAG ATCGAGGACCTGTCCCAGCAAGTGCACAAGGCGGCGGCTGAGAAGTTCAAGGTGCCCCTGGAGCACTCGGCACTCGTGACCGACGCTGCACCTGCCCTGGCCATCAAGGAGGagagcgaggaggaggaggag GTGGACGAGACGGGGCTGGAGGTGCGGGACATCGAGCTGGTGATGGCCCAGGCCAACGTGTCACGGCCCAAGGCCGTGCGAGCGCTGCGGCACAACAACAACGACATCGTCAACGCCATCATG GAACTGACCATGTAG
- the NACAD gene encoding NAC-alpha domain-containing protein 1 isoform X1 has product MPEGAEAAPPPMPAIPPPMPAKEEARPPPEGASCDPGPAAAAPPGSPCRPPPPADPLDTRIVMGEETRCPPPEPRGGPPVPCPFPAPPKEPPPGRPPALDPELFFTAPSTPVRAGGVRPPPHEEPTDGDSEGLCSPPTSPSGSYMTAEGGSWGSSGTASTSPSCSPNLAAEAEGLGEAEGEAEGLGGALVLPPGLGDPPAFPPLSPEEEEEEDDDEDGPFALPGCADDEEDDDEDGQTPEEEEEEDEDEDEGSGLIPAALLPFRGSLLFQAEAVEISPRAPAEEEDEEDEGSTSASFLRSLSESSIPEGGDEAFAFRDDTDASSDSAAYDGDEDERLYGTERHAGDTGTLPGTPPALLGPAGVELHLHAGSPCHPPGQDTAPGSLGTPLAPPGGDAELDGDAFVTITGAWPPPEPPEELAATEGSGAAPGQGPCPELPVTGPVPRLLCAGDPQSHQLGGANGEPQDGPGGDSDGDNDIELSTGTADGHSELDSAAPSLGTSVTPTPLDEMDTAANNVVTPVTPSLMDTVYTDLVSPVIPTPLDEMDTAATSPVTPSPSDEPDTVATDMVTPGTPSPLDEPDTADTDVVTPSLMDSTATSLMAPSPSDAAATDAVTLVTPSPPDELDTMATSLVTPSPPDEPDTVATSLVTPSPPDELDTVATSLVTPSPPDEPDTVATSLVTPSPPDEPDAMAISLVTPVTPSPPDEPDTVATSLVTPVTPSPADEPDTVATDLVTPVTASPPDEPDTVATSLVTASPPDEPDTVATDLVTACPPDEPDTVATDLVTPVTPSPPDEPDAVATSLVTPVTPSPSDELDTMATDLVTPVTPSPSDEPDTMATDLVTPVTPSPPDELDAVATSLVTPVTPSPPDEPDTMATSLVTPSPPDEPDAVATDLVTPSPPDEPDTVATDLVTPVTPSPLDELDIMATDLVTPVTLSLLDKMEVVDTVLVTPVTSTLKDAVAIDLVASVTPTLMAAAATNLVTSVTPPPLDERDTVAIDLVTSVTPALLDTTDTAPVTPSVADTTDTTPVTPVIPTPRDETATVTTDAATPSPIDTMATHPVTPSPPAAAPAPCPPPRAVSPVALAAGVAPSQESSAVPPCPLAQGTLSQPPGDVPEESEHAATASPKALSPELPDTSRSRTASSFVTAPEGSAGETPPRPPEPRGEPEEEEEEDEDAAPVPPSPQFTASEREVFVGIPPAPPELLPPPGAFSGRGAGPAVTAPLRGAPGALPPALQEPPTPRPGPEPPGHAAGGTDAKVPPSPPGPPAAPPEQQEEEEAVAGVAPGPLPAAGAQPGPPPEPPRPAPPKLSQVPPPATPAPLAPSPPRAPRSQEPPPGLPLSRKHLEAPQPSSQKEPEPRGRAGGPGAGGGRAAPRGSLQSESSSSSEAEAPRPPPAPQRCQPNHRGSGNESESNDESIPELEEPEGSEPPPAQPQVPLGHALGPGEEPLSKAKQSRSEKKARKAMSKLGLRQIHGVTRITIRKSKNILFVISKPDVFKSPVSDIYIVFGEAKIEDLSQQVHKAAAEKFKVPLEHSALVTDAAPALAIKEESEEEEEVDETGLEVRDIELVMAQANVSRPKAVRALRHNNNDIVNAIMELTM; this is encoded by the exons ATGCCGGAGGGAGCGGAGGCAG CCCCCCCGCCGATGCCTGCGATCCCCCCGCCGATGCCGGCCAAGGAAGAGGCTCGTCCCCCGCCCGAGGGGGCCAGCTGTgaccccggccccgccgccgccgccccccccggCTCTCCCTgccggccgcccccgcccgcggACCCGCTGGATACCCGCATTGTGATGGGGGAGGAGACGCGCTGCCCCCCGCCCGAGCCTCGGGGGGGGCCCCCCGTGCCTTGCCCCTTCCCCGCGCCCCCCAAGGAGCCCCCCCCGGGCCGCCCCCCCGCGCTGGACCCCGAGCTGTTCTTCACGGCCCCCTCGACGCCGGTGCGGGCGGGGGGGGTGCGGCCGCCCCCCCACGAGGAGCCGACGGACGGGGACAGCGAGGGGCTGTGCTCGCCCCCCACGTCCCCCTCGGGGTCTTACATGACGGCCGAGGGCGGCAGCTGGGGCTCCTCGGGCACGGCCAGCACCTCCCCGTCCTGCTCCCCCAACCTGGCGGCCGAGGCTGAAGGCCTGGGCGAGGCTGAGGGCGAGGCTGAAGGTCTGGGGGGGGCCCTGGTGCTGCCCCCCGGCCTGGGGGACCCCCCGGCCttccccccactgtcccccgaggaggaggaggaggaggatgatgacGAAGACGGCCCCTTCGCCCTGCCGGGCTGTGCGGACgatgaggaggatgatgatgaggatGGGCAGACgccggaggaggaggaggaggaggatgaggacgaggacgagggcTCGGGGCTGATCCCGGCGGCGCTGCTCCCGTTCCGCGGCAGCCTCCTCTTCCAGGCCGAGGCCGTGGAGATCTCGCCCCGGGCCCCCgccgaggaggaggacgaggaggacgaagGCAGCACCTCGGCGTCCTTCCTGCGCTCGCTGTCCGAGAGCTCCATCCCCGAGGGCGGGGACGAGGCTTTCGCCTTCCGCGACGACACCGACGCCTCCTCGGACTCGGCCGCTTACGACGGGGACGAGGACGAGCGGCTCTACGGCACCGAGCGGCAcgcgggggacacggggacactcCCGGGCACCCCCCCGGCACTCCTCGGCCCCGCCGGCGTCGAGCTCCACCTCCATGCCGGGTCCCCGTGTCACCCCCCGGGCCAGGACACGGCTCCCGGATctttggggacacccctggcACCCCCTGGAGGGGACGCAGAGCTGGACGGCGACGCCTTTGTCACCATCACGGGGGCGTGGCCCCCGCCGGAGCCCCCCGAGGAGCTGGCAGCGACAGAAGGTTCTGGAGCGGCGCCGGGACAGGGACCTtgcccagagctgccagtgACTGGCCCTGTCCCCCGGCTGCTCTGTGCCGGGGACCCCCAGAGCCACCAGCTGGGGGGGGCCAATGGGGAGCCCCAGGACGGCCCTGGGGGTGACAGTGATGGTGACAATGACATTGAGCTCAGCACTGGGACAGCTGATGGCCACAGCGAGCTGGactctgcagcccccagcttGGGCACATCAGTGACACCGACCCCCCTGGATGAGATGGACACTGCAGCCAATAATGTGGTGACACCAGTGACACCCAGCCTGATGGACACAGTGTACACGGACCTGGTGTCACCAGTGATACCAACCCCACTGGACGAGATGGACACTGCAGCCACCAGCCCAGTGACACCCAGCCCGTCTGATGAGCCGGACACTGTGGCCACTGACATGGTGACACCAGGGACACCAAGCCCACTGGATGAGCCAGACACTGCAGACACTGATGTGGTGACACCCAGCCTGATGGACAGCACAGCTACCAGCCTGATGGCACCCAGCCCGTCAGATGCTGCAGCCACTGATGCAGTGACACTGGTGACACCAAGCCCCCCAGATGAGCTGGACACTATGGCCACCAGCCTGGTGACACCAAGCCCACCAGATGAGCCAGACACTGTGGCCACCAGCCTGGTGACACCAAGCCCACCAGATGAGCTGGACACTGTGGCCACCAGCCTGGTGACACCAAGCCCACCAGATGAGCCGGACACTGTGGCCACCAGCCTGGTGACACCAAGCCCACCAGATGAGCCGGATGCTATGGCCATCAGCCTGGTGACACCAGTGACACCAAGCCCACCAGATGAACCGGACACTGTGGCCACCAGCCTGGTGACACCAGTGACACCAAGCCCAGCAGATGAGCCAGATACTGTGGCCACTGACCTGGTGACACCAGTGACAGCAAGCCCACCAGACGAGCCGGACACTGTGGCCACCAGCCTGGTGACAGCAAGCCCACCAGACGAGCCGGACACTGTGGCCACTGACCTGGTGACAGCATGCCCACCAGATGAGCCGGACACTGTGGCCACCGACCTGGTGACACCTGTGACACCAAGCCCACCAGATGAGCCGGATGCTGTGGCCACCAGCCTGGTGACACCTGTGACACCAAGCCCATCAGATGAGCTGGACACTATGGCCACCGACCTGGTGACACCTGTGACACCAAGCCCATCAGATGAGCCGGACACTATGGCCACTGACCTG GTGACACCTGTGACACCAAGCCCACCAGATGAGCTGGACGCTGTGGCCACCAGCCTGGTAACACCTGTGACACCAAGCCCACCAGATGAGCCGGACACTATGGCCACCAGCCTGGTGACACCAAGTCCACCAGATGAGCCGGATGCTGTGGCCACCGACCTGGTGACACCAAGCCCACCAGATGAGCCGGACACTGTGGCCACTGACCTGGTGACACCAGTGACACCAAGCCCACTAGATGAGCTGGACATCATGGCCACTGACCTGGTGACACCGGTGACACTCAGCCTGCTGGACAAGATGGAAGTTGTGGACACTGTCCTGGTAACACCAGTGACATCCACCCTGAAGGATGCTGTGGCCATTGACTTGGTGGCATCAGTGACACCCACCCTGATGGCCGCTGCAGCCACCAACCTGGTGACATCAGTGACGCCACCACCCCTGGATGAGAGGGACACTGTAGCCATCGACCTGGTGACATCGGTGACACCTGCCCTGTTGGACACCACAGACACCGCCCCAGTGACCCCAAGCGTGGCGGACACCACGGATACCACACCGGTGACACCGGTGATACCAACCCCCCGCGATGAGACGGCCACCGTGACCACTGACGCAGCGACTCCCAGCCCAATAGACACCATGGCCACCCACCCGgtgacccccagccccccggccgctgctcctgccccatgtccccctcCCCGGGCCGTGTCCCCCGTGGCTCTGGCAGCCGGGGTGGCCCCATCCCAAGAGTCCTCAgctgtccccccgtgtcccctggcACAGGGGACGCTGTCACAGCCCCCTGGGGATGTCCCTGAGGAGTCGGAGCACGCGGCCACCGCCTCGCCCAAGGCTTTGTCCCCGGAGCTGCCGGACACGTCGCGCTCCCGCACCGCCTCCAGCTTCGTCACCGCCCCCGAGGGCAGCGCCGGAgagacccccccgcgcccccccgagccccgcggAGAGcccgaggaggaggaagaagaggatgaGGATGCGGCCCCCGTGCCCCCCTCGCCGCAGTTCACGGCCTCGGAGCGGGAGGTGTTTGTGGGGatccccccggccccccccgaACTGCTCCCACCACCCGGTGCCTTTtcggggcgcggggccgggccggctgTCACCGCCCCGCTCCGGGGGGCCCCGGGGGCCCTGCCCCCCGCCCTGCAGGAGCCGCCCACCCCCCGGCCGGGCCCTGAGCCCCCCGGCCACGCTGCAGGGGGCACCGATGCCAAAGTCCCCCCAAGTCCCCCGGGcccccccgcggccccccccgagcagcaggaggaagaggaggccgTGGCGGGGGTCGCACCCGGCCCTCTGCCAGCTGCGGGGGCTCAGCCGGGGCCTCCTCCCGAGCCCCCCCGCCCTGCGCCCCCCAAACTCAGCCAAGTGCCTCCTCCCGCCACGCCGGCCCCGCTGGCCCCGAgccccccccgggccccccgcaGCCAGGAGCcccccccggggctgcccctCTCCAGGAAGCACCTCGAAG ccccccagccctcctcGCAGAAGGAGCCggagccccggggccgggcagggggcccaggggctggggggggccgggccgccccccggGGGTCTCTGCAGTCGGAGTCGAGCTCGTCCAGCGAGGCTGaggccccccggccccccccggccccccagCGCTGCCAGCCCAACCATCGAG GGTCCGGGAACGAGTCTGAGAGCAACGACGAGTCCATCCCGGAGCTGGAGGAACCCGAGGGCTCGGAGCcgccccctgcccagccccag GTGCCCCTCGGCCACGCCCTCGGCCCCGGAGAGGAACCGCTCAGCAAAGCCAAGCAGAGCCGCAGCGAGAAGAAGGCCCGGAAG GCCATGTCCAAGCTGGGGCTGCGGCAGATCCACGGTGTCACCCGTATCACCATCCGCAAATCCAAGAACATCCTGTTCGTCATTTCCAAACCCGACGTCTTCAAGAGCCCCGTGTCCGACATCTACATCGTCTTCGGGGAGGCCAAG ATCGAGGACCTGTCCCAGCAAGTGCACAAGGCGGCGGCTGAGAAGTTCAAGGTGCCCCTGGAGCACTCGGCACTCGTGACCGACGCTGCACCTGCCCTGGCCATCAAGGAGGagagcgaggaggaggaggag GTGGACGAGACGGGGCTGGAGGTGCGGGACATCGAGCTGGTGATGGCCCAGGCCAACGTGTCACGGCCCAAGGCCGTGCGAGCGCTGCGGCACAACAACAACGACATCGTCAACGCCATCATG GAACTGACCATGTAG